One window of the uncultured Fusobacterium sp. genome contains the following:
- a CDS encoding glycoside hydrolase family 1 protein: MKKFPQGFFWGAAASGPQTEGATNKVNKSIWDLWFEKSPERFYNQIGPNLVCNTYNRFKEDVKLMKDINFNSFRTSIQWSRLIKDFYTGEVDPDAVRFYNEYIDEMIKNGIEPMINLYHFDMPAQLQEELGGWESKKTTDLFVLFARKAFELFGDRVKYWTTFNEPIVPVEGGYLYDFHYPCKKDMKLAVQVAYNTILAHAKVVEEYRKHNLNGKIGVILNLTPTYTRDDREEDKKAAHIADLFFNRSFLDPMVKGEFPIELKEILKEHNMLPETTEEEKNLILTQKIDYLGVNYYVPRRVRAVEKTPEKFTQPEYYFEYHIKENGRFNPYRDGNEIHPEAIYDIAKNIQNNYDNIPWYIAEIGIAMSLDSEKVLEDGRIDDSFRTGLMIEHFDQLHRAIEEGANCFGIHQWTFIDNWSWLNSFKRRYGFYRLDLETGERKIKEHAKWFREVAKNNGY, encoded by the coding sequence ATGAAAAAATTTCCACAAGGATTTTTCTGGGGAGCTGCAGCTAGTGGACCTCAAACTGAAGGAGCAACAAATAAAGTAAATAAATCTATTTGGGACTTATGGTTTGAAAAATCGCCAGAGAGATTTTATAATCAAATTGGTCCTAATCTAGTTTGTAATACTTATAATAGGTTTAAGGAAGATGTAAAATTAATGAAAGATATTAATTTTAACTCTTTTAGAACATCTATTCAATGGTCTAGATTAATAAAAGATTTTTATACTGGAGAAGTAGATCCTGATGCTGTTAGATTCTATAATGAGTATATAGATGAAATGATAAAAAATGGTATTGAACCTATGATTAACTTATACCATTTTGATATGCCAGCTCAATTACAAGAGGAGCTTGGTGGTTGGGAGAGCAAAAAAACTACTGATTTATTTGTTCTTTTTGCAAGAAAAGCTTTTGAACTATTTGGAGATAGAGTAAAATATTGGACAACTTTCAATGAACCAATTGTTCCAGTTGAAGGTGGATATTTATATGATTTCCACTATCCTTGTAAAAAAGATATGAAATTAGCTGTTCAAGTAGCTTATAATACAATTTTAGCTCATGCTAAAGTTGTAGAGGAGTATAGAAAACATAACTTAAATGGAAAAATTGGAGTTATTTTAAATCTTACTCCAACATATACTAGAGATGATAGAGAAGAGGATAAAAAAGCTGCTCATATAGCTGATTTATTCTTCAATAGAAGTTTCTTAGATCCAATGGTTAAAGGGGAATTTCCTATTGAATTAAAAGAGATTTTAAAAGAGCATAATATGCTTCCTGAAACAACTGAAGAGGAAAAAAATCTTATCTTAACTCAAAAAATTGATTATTTAGGAGTAAACTATTATGTTCCTAGAAGAGTAAGAGCAGTAGAAAAAACTCCTGAAAAATTTACTCAACCTGAATACTATTTTGAATACCATATTAAAGAAAATGGAAGATTTAATCCATATAGAGATGGAAATGAAATTCATCCAGAAGCTATCTATGATATAGCTAAAAATATTCAAAATAACTATGATAATATTCCTTGGTATATTGCTGAAATAGGAATAGCAATGAGTTTAGATTCAGAAAAAGTTTTAGAAGATGGAAGAATAGATGATAGCTTTAGAACTGGGCTTATGATTGAACATTTTGATCAACTTCATAGAGCTATTGAAGAGGGAGCAAATTGCTTTGGTATCCATCAATGGACATTTATTGATAACTGGTCTTGGTTAAACTCTTTTAAAAGAAGATATGGTTTCTATAGACTAGATCTTGAAACTGGAGAAAGAAAGATAAAAGAACATGCAAAATGGTTTAGAGAAGTAGCTAAAAATAATGGTTATTAA
- a CDS encoding ROK family protein, which yields MIIGAIETGGTKFVCGVGNEKGEILERVSFPTETPEITLAKVVEFFKDKNIERLGIGSFGPIDVNPNSKTYGYITKTPKLAWTDCDVVGYLKKYFDIPMFFDTDVNGAALGEATWGAAKGLSNCLYLTIGTGIGGGALVSGKLVHGMLHPEMGHILIKRHPEDNYEGKCPFHKDCLEGMASGPAIEGRWGVKGHELPVDHKAWDIEAYYLAQGLVNFILTLSPEKIILGGGVMKQSQLFPKIRAKVIELLKGYVQTKEILENIDDYIVYPELGDNAGLLGALALTLQ from the coding sequence ATGATAATAGGAGCAATTGAAACTGGAGGAACTAAATTTGTTTGTGGTGTAGGAAATGAAAAGGGAGAGATTTTAGAAAGAGTTAGCTTTCCCACTGAAACACCAGAGATAACTTTAGCAAAAGTAGTAGAATTTTTTAAAGATAAAAATATTGAAAGACTAGGTATCGGTTCATTTGGACCTATTGATGTAAATCCTAACTCAAAAACTTATGGATATATAACTAAAACTCCGAAACTAGCTTGGACAGATTGTGATGTAGTAGGGTATCTAAAAAAATATTTTGATATACCTATGTTCTTTGATACAGATGTAAATGGAGCAGCTCTAGGAGAAGCGACTTGGGGAGCAGCGAAAGGATTATCTAATTGTCTATACCTAACAATAGGAACAGGAATAGGAGGAGGAGCATTAGTTTCAGGAAAATTAGTGCATGGAATGTTACATCCAGAAATGGGTCATATTCTAATAAAAAGACATCCAGAAGATAATTATGAAGGGAAATGTCCATTCCATAAAGATTGTTTAGAGGGAATGGCATCAGGACCAGCGATAGAAGGAAGATGGGGAGTAAAGGGACATGAGTTACCAGTAGATCATAAAGCATGGGATATAGAAGCATATTACCTAGCTCAAGGGTTGGTAAATTTCATATTAACTTTATCACCAGAGAAGATAATATTAGGAGGAGGAGTGATGAAACAATCGCAACTTTTCCCGAAAATAAGAGCAAAAGTAATAGAATTATTAAAAGGTTATGTACAAACTAAGGAGATACTAGAGAATATAGATGATTATATAGTGTATCCAGAGTTAGGAGATAATGCTGGACTATTAGGAGCTTTAGCATTGACATTACAGTAA